The following DNA comes from Podarcis raffonei isolate rPodRaf1 chromosome 10, rPodRaf1.pri, whole genome shotgun sequence.
CACTCACCACGGAACATCAAAAACTGAGGGGTTGATGATTAATAAAGTAACAATTCTACTGGTTTCCAGGGATTCTTTTCCTCCCAGCAATTCTTTTGGGACTTGTGGCCAGCTGCTTTTTCTCTTACTTCTCCATTGGTCTTCGGCCCTTGGCTTGTATTATGTGACTTTGGAATGTCCAAAGGGATCTGTTTTTCCACCCACCAATTTACACTCTGTCTGCGTGCCGATGGCATCTTGCTAATACAGTCCAGTCGCACTGAGGTTCATCTTCTAATCCACAGTATTAACAGAAGTTGTTCCATGCACACATTCTTAATAAGATAGCTCTTTCCTCTCATGAGAAATATTGGCCCCATGTTGTTCATAGTGAAAATGGgcatttttcctcttcttccttcagaGTCAGCCTATATGTTGGGTTAATAGTatggattaaaaaataataataataagcatagGCATGTGGGTGGATGTTATTAAGACCACAGCACATGAAGGGAGGTCTTATTCATCCCTCTCCTGTTGTAATTTAAATGAAAAGCACCACATCCAGCGTATGCTGCAGTTGCTGTtagtaaaaagctcccattggtGCCAATGTGAGCTTTCCCCCTTAAAGTCTTAACTGCATTGTGTATGGAAAATTTCAGTGGGAATCCATTCGGGAAAGGAAAAACTAAACCTCCGGTCCCTGAGTGCTAAAGTCCCAATGAAAACCAGGAGCTAACAACTCAAAGGAGGTTGCCATGTGACTGATGATTCAgtcacatctacaccatacatttaaaatacgtggcttcccccaaagaatccttggagcTTCAGTTTTGTTAAAGATGATAGAAATTGTAGCTTTTTGAGGGGTGAACTGCGGTTGCCATGATTCTTTtaggggagccatgtgctttaaatagtgCTTCGAATGCATGATGTGAATGTGCGCCTGTGAACCATTACCCATCTCCAGCCAAAGGTATATTGCTAAGTACAGGATCTGTTCATCTGTCTGAAGTCCTCCCATTATACAGATGCAGTAGCTCAGGTGTGGGTTTAGTCCTCCATATGTTggtgaactacaattctcatcaactCTGACCATTGACCACCCATctcgggctgatgggagttgtagttccgtaacatctggaggaccaaagactTTCTAAATCCTGTGTTAGCCAGTCTATAATGTGTGAGTCTATAAAATTGGAGTGTCTTCCTCTTAGAATGTGGACTTTGGACCTATACAGGAACGAGCTAGCTGGATAATGGGATGCCAACTTATGGGGcagggagggtgtgtggcctCACCTTCATCAGTTCTTTTAAAAGGTATGCAGAATCCAGCAACTAGTGCTTTAAAAATATCCATGAAAGGAGGGAATTTCAATATTAAACATTTAATATAATGAATGCACGGCACCTAagtcataataaatgtgttactctttaaggtgccacaagactctttgttccttaaaaaatgttACCACCTGTTAGTTGCTGAAGGTGAAACTGCTGTTAAAAGCTGCAGAGGGGTCTGGTTCAAAAGCTGACAGCCCTGTGCGGATGTACAGTAGTTGAAATAATGCTGAAAGATAAGGAGAAGGACAGGGAAGCCAGATTCAGGGCCAAACCAGATGTTAAAGGGGGCCTTGCATTTAATGTGTCTTTTTTTTGTAAATGCAAATCACATCAGCTAGCAGAAAGTGATAATTAAGGAGATCAGGGCAGGCATTCCTTCTCCTTACCACTGTCTTGAGGAAATTCTCTCTTCAAAGGGGGTAGTTGCATTACTAGGAACTCCCCCATTGCCACCAATTGGGTATTACCTTCCAAGGCAAATACCAGCTTCAGAAGGAAATTCTTCAGGATTGATGCACAGGAGGAAGTGGTCCATGCATACTCTGGCCCTGTTAACTATCACTTGCCTCTGAGCTGTTGCAATCTGTGTTTTGCAAAATCCCGCATGTTTTCAAGTCTAGTTTGGTCCTTATAGTGCCGAATGAAACTAGTTTAGCTTGAAAACAAGGTTGACATATAGCACCACCATGTGGCATCTGACAACattaaagcagtaatataagGTCTTGTTCACACAACCTACTGTGTCGGCATAGCTGGTTATATAGCATCAGCCCTAAAGGTCCAGATGCTGGAGCAAAAGCCACACAAGTAGTATCCTCACATCCATGGTAGGAACTGCACAGTAGCGACCGTCACCATCCAGTCTCTTTTCaaatggtgcagcaataaaatggCTAGCACATtcgcaaagctaagcagggtccagcatGGTTTTGAACTGGATGGAGGACCACGTGTTGAGATTCCAgaattgcagggggttaaactagataatcctcaaagtcccttccaactctatagttctataaTCACTGCTACTCCAGCATGCACACAACCTGTTCCTATCAAAGCATACCTGTCCGGCACAAGGGCTCCTGCTGACAAGGCTGATATCCTTCTTCTTGCCTAAGAAGTAACATAAGATAAAAcccattggatcaggccaaaggctcatctaggcCAGCACCATGCTCTCGCAATGGCCTGTGATGTCCATTAAGGCAAATCAGTCACTCTCCCACCAACCCAATTCTTCCAAGCCCACCAGCCTTCTTACAAACCACAGGGTCCAGAAATGAGAGGGGAAATGTGTCTCGAATGTGTGTTGAAAGTATTGTGTTTACACAGCCCTGGTCTATGCTGACAGTAAGCATCTCTTAAGGGTTGATGTAGGGgttattcccagccctaccaggagatgccaggattgaacctggggccatcTGCAGGGAAGGTGGTGCTCTATCACACAGCTatgcctcttccctcctccccagaCTTCTATCCGGCAGCATTTCTTTCCATCGTCAAAAGGGAAACTCCTATGAGGATATGTGCAAGGTTCAGATGTGGATGCAGATCCCTCCTGAAGCAAGGCTCCCCCTTTGCATGTTACAAAGAAGCAACACCAGCTGCATGCTCCTGTCACTGACCTCTTATGTCCAAAACTCCTCTTAGTTGCTGTAAATGACTGTTTAAGGGAGTGGGAGTGGTTATACGGAGAGTTTAAAGTGCTGTTTGTCTGACTTGTTAGTTTTGCAATGCAAACAAGTGCTTGTCCACTCTCGTGTTGGTTAGAGGGTTGGGCTTGGCCCAGAGGGCACTGCAATCAAAGCAGAGGTATAGGACACCTATTCTAGATTTCAGTTGATTTAGTATGGAGTGGGGAAATCTTTCATAATGCTTGCTTATGTTTAAATTCAGTGATCGCTGATATGGGAAGTTAGATACATCTTTAAATGGGTTTCATGGGTACACTAAGAATAACAAACTTGAGGAAAGTTTGGTGTGAGTTCAACTGCATGTTCTCTAATTACTGTGCTTGCTAGCTTCTCATGTGGCATAATACTAGAGACTTTAAAAAACCTAAACCTCTTGAGACAGACTGTATTATGCTATGAATCTGGTTGCTACATCTCTCACAAGTTACTGTGGGAGTCATCTGATAGCAACACACAGTAATTTCGCTCATATACAGTGTGATATTACTTTACTTGCAAATCCTCTTTCTAATTCAGTGCCAATCATCATTTGCTAGCCTCAAGTCCCTCTAAATGATTATAACTTGTGATGACTGAGTTTAGACTACCACTAAAATATTTAAACAAGCCTTTAGATCAGAGGCGCTGTCTTAGGTTTCTGCAGGAGCAGGGCAAAGGGATTTCAGTAGGGGAGGAAGGATTTGCAGCAAGGATCAAAGGCCTGCCCTTGGATCTATTTATTTCAAGTGCAAAAGGGGGACAGGAGAGTATTTTAGGACGTTTCTGTATTGAAGGCTTTAGATGTAAATATGTATAAAATAAACCATAATTATTTGGAGGGGCTAATGATTATTACTTTCATGCAAGCAACATTTCTGAAGATTTTTGAACTGTAATAGTTAATGACCCACTTGTGCCTATAAGGATTTTAGTACATGCTGGCTGTTGCTGAATATTAATAACAAAAAGCTCCCATATAATAATGCCTGTTAGATAAAGTGATATTTAATGAGATACATACAGTAAGAAGCAAATTAAATGCACAAACAATTGTAGACACACAAGCCACAGTAATTCTTGATGTGTTATACGCATTAGGATGCTCAGAGATCTTAACATTTGGGTTTGTGATTATAATATGCCATTAAACCCTACCATTAAGGCAACAGACATGTACACACTTACTGGGGATACAGTTCAGTGGACtttacttctaagtaagcatGCTTAAGAGGGTGCAGTTAACTGGAAGAAAGATCTGTTGAAATAAATAGATCCTCTAAATCAATATTGTTAAAATTTAGATGTTCTTACAATAGTCTGTTCCCTGTGTTATTGatctcccccttctccttcttttaGGAGCTTTGCAGCACAATTGTGTACATGTCTGTGTAGAAGTAAGCCTTGCTAAGTttctgtgggacttactcccaggcacATGTGGAATATAGCCTTAAACATCTCCTACGGCCATCACACCTAAGACTGAAGAATGGTTTACGTGAATCTGAAAGCTTGCATATGTTTTCAGGTTTCTAGTGAGTTAATAGTTTAGGgagcataaaaaagaaaagaaaaaacgtgCAGATGCATAATGTGATATCTCAAGAGGCTGGGGGAATATACACTGGAGAAGAGTTGCTGTCCTTCAAAGTTTCTCTAATACTCATAACAGAATGGATTTGTATTGCTATAAAGCTGCTGTAGTTCATGATCCTTGTTATACATGTAATAATGATAAGAAAGCCAGCTGTCTGCATACTGGCACTTTTGATCACCTTGGTGATAGAGATCAAAATCTCCCTCTTTCCCAGGAAAGCAAGCCAGAGAGAGCCTTTGCAAAGCCATGGCACCAAACTGATAGGTCAGTTTCCTTCGGATTTTGATTATTTCTCCTGTTCTTCCGTAATTCCTCAGAGCTCTGGCCATTTTCTGGTAGGTCATGATCTTCCGATTTCCCTTGCGTTCCCCCCACAGTTCTGCcaatttctccttgtgtttggaaaCAAACTGGAAGACGCCATTGGGCTTATCTAACCACTGGATGCAGTTTGCCAGGTCTGGATTATGGAGAGATTCGTGAAGATATTCAAACAGGCGTAGCTTCTTCCTGCCTATCaggaaatttaaaataataataataattaaacaggtCCAATACCTTGCCTGAAAATGGGATATTGGAGACTGGCTGATAATTATCCAACCTGCTGGGATTCAAGGGAGGCTTTTTCAATAAAGGTCTTATAGCTGCCTCCTTCAGGCATGCTGGAACCATGCCCTGCTGTAAGAAGACTCTGACCCCTCCCTTCACCCCCGCTGGCCCTTTTGATGAGCCAGGAAGGACAAGGATCTAGCATCCTTGGGCTGTACAAATTGAAAAGTATTCATTAACACCAGACAAGCAGAGGCCAGTTACATCCACCAGATCTGTATCAACTATAGCATCCAAGTCAGAATGGATCCAAGTGATTTTGTCAGCGAAGTGCAGAACGACTTGTTCACAGTGGTCCATTAGTTGTCTAAATTCTCCTTACAATGGCCAAATTGTAAAATACCCCTGaccccacatttcattggatgtcaGGATTTGACACCTACCTTTcctttccattctgaacagaggagaggtgcaaaCAGCTTCTCTGTGTGAGTGAGCACAGCGGTAGCTGATATAAGTGCCTTTCACTGCCCATAAAATTGATGGGGCATGCCCATAAAATTGATGGGGCATGCCCATATAATTTTGTGGTCCTCTCTTTCTGCTATTTTAGATACCCATTTAGATGTGGCAGACATAATGACATGCCTCTTCAGCAACCATTTTATGTTATGCCAcatccccatggcagccattttgtgttatgtcatgctcccacagctgccattttgtgactggtgcccatggtGTTTAGTCCAAATGCCCACTCGCCCCCAAAAGTTGACAAACCCTGATCTAGAATCAAAACAATGCACACATGTAATTTCcagaatgttcacaaaccttTCCTGCCTTTTTGCTGCAAAGGTATGACATACACCTCTGGATTTTCTGGAACGGTCTGCAGAGTATGGTACTCAGCTGCACCCAGATAGAAATCTGCCTCTGTATTCTTAAAGAAATGGACAATAATAGTGCGAGGAGACATGAAACGGAGTGAAGTTATTTACCTGTTCTCTAGAATTCCACAGTGACCCAAGCTTTCTTCAAGTGAAGGAGCAATGTTCTGTGGAGCTATGCCTTTGACCTTGCCTCTGATGATGAAGGACTTTGGGCTAATCCCACAGTGGCTATCTGTTATGGGAGTAGCTGGGGGGGACAGggaagggcagctgcccccctaaatcaacaaaaatacataaaaattcaTAGTAAACTGAGGTTCTACCCCGCACCCCAGCCAAAggtctgcccccctaacaaaaatcctggctatgcccatgctgtgACTCTGAGGTGAAGAGGACTTCACACATAGACTTCTATGCACGCAGCTTTCCCAAAGCTCTGAAACCCTGCTTATGCAGGGCCCCAGACTCTAGGGAAGTCTACACAAGTAGAAGTCTACATGCAAAGTCTTCCCCACCCCAGAGTTTCATGCTAAAATGAGGATGGTAGGAGCAGGGCAGGGGAAACTAGTCAGGGATGAGACTTGAGACTCTCTCAAAGCCACACATGGTTCCCACCTATTAAGTAGTGGGTTGacaaagcagacgacacagagatttctccaagtacagtggtaccttgggttacatacgcttcaggttacatacgcttcaggttacagactctgctaacccagaaatagtgcctcgggttaagagctttgcttcaggatgagaacagaaatcgtgttccggcggcgcagcggcagcaggaggccccattagctaaagtggtgcttcaggttaagaacagtttcaggttaagaacggacctccggaacgaattaagtacttaacccgaggtaccactgtagttctttataagtaagctggaactgaactgaactgaactgaacacagctcagccagcctgcttttataggcagccagctgtcaacacTGTAACAGCAACAGCtcagggtttcctgcctaaattaactgacgtggacctgcgtgaaaactatatacacaattccccctggtggccagggtgagaacttcaatacataacaccacCCATCAGTGGTCCTGTTCTATACTCTCCTCCTGCTTTTGCTCAGCTGGAaagcatccttgaactctgatgatgcctcttgcttgcctggatagagagatGTGGGTTGTGTACATGTAGAAACTTTTGATTTTGTGTGACTGGAATATAGCCTACTGAACAAAGGTGGGGCATAGGCATCGCTTGCTACCTCTGGCCTCACTCACTATAAgcatgcggcccccagaagggaaatatggcccttgggctgaaacagGCTTCCCACCTCTGATGTCAAGAATGCAAtagaatagaatgcatttttcgTTTCTCCGCCCGCCACCCCTGCACTTAAATACTGAGTTTTACTTACTAGTAAAGTCGGTGTTTCACTCCAACTATATATTGGTTTATCTGATAGGTAACTTGGGTTTGCTTGGAGAGAATGGTGATGGTAAGTCAGACAGTTTTTAAAGTCTTCTTGGGGAAAATAAACAGAATATGTCAGCGAGAGGTaaaaaatatgtgtaaataagtgTAAGTGTAAATAAGTGTAATAAGAGGTAAAGAATAAGCTCCagggcattcattcattcatttacaatATTTATTTGCTTACAGTTAAATGCTAAATTGCAACTTTAAGCAATAAAATGCTAAGCAGAGAATACAAACAGTTTAAAACTAAgagtatataaaaaaaatctccaCATGGAGGATAATGCCTGAAACTCTACTTTACTGGAGAGCTCACTCTGAGATGTGTCTCATTTTACACAATGCGGCGCAAATCCAGGACACCATTTTCCAAGTCCAATATCCCATGCAAGATCATGGACCCAGAAAGAGCATTTTTGAGGGGCACAGTGCCCAATCTTTTTTTTCTGGGTTAAGATCTTGGCCCAAAATCACACAAGAGTGAGGCACCCAAAATAGCCACCATACtcttgtggggggaaatgggatgtcACCGTTTTTCCAGGGCAGTTGATGGGTATGGCTTACTGTATTGGACTAGGAAGGCCTAGGTTCAGATtttcactcagccacaaagctgaaTAGAAGATGGTGTTGCACCAACCATAATCCCCCAGCCAAAcaaacctcacagggctgttgtgcagATTAAAATGGGAAGGAATAAGTATGCTATCCTGAGGTCTTTCAAGGAATGGCCAGGATGTGTGTGGAAATGAAACTATAAATAATTAGATTTAAAACACATTATACTccagcaaacctagacagcatcttaaaaagtagagacatcaccttgccaacaaaggtccatataataaaagctatggttttcccagtagtgatgtatggaagtgagagctggaccataaagaaggctgattgccaaagaattgatgcttttgaattatggtgctggaggagactcttgagagtcccatggactgcaagaagaacaaacctctccattcttaaggaaatcagccctgagtgctcactggaaggacagatcgtgaagctgaggctccagtactttggccacctcatgagaagagaagactccctggaaaagaccctgatgttgggaaagatgaagggcacaaggagaaggggacgacagagga
Coding sequences within:
- the SPIC gene encoding transcription factor Spi-C — protein: MYIPPITRDEQIFICLSQSFTDQDLLGQAFEDALEVLQQHSYGDCNYAPGKKAILVIFQLCFILFVTSLSCSSSQMSPESQVLIMCKFQLFPNVRIYMKKMHCLFPHLSPKSDVFSIKNLCLFFTSYYTYLHLHLFTHIFYLSLTYSVYFPQEDFKNCLTYHHHSLQANPSYLSDKPIYSWSETPTLLNTEADFYLGAAEYHTLQTVPENPEVYVIPLQQKGRKGRKKLRLFEYLHESLHNPDLANCIQWLDKPNGVFQFVSKHKEKLAELWGERKGNRKIMTYQKMARALRNYGRTGEIIKIRRKLTYQFGAMALQRLSLACFPGKEGDFDLYHQGDQKCQYADSWLSYHYYMYNKDHELQQLYSNTNPFCYEY